A region of the Mangifera indica cultivar Alphonso chromosome 10, CATAS_Mindica_2.1, whole genome shotgun sequence genome:
catattattatataattagataattttaaattataaataaaataatattaaattatataataatatcttattatttataaataaaattgcacatattatttatatatataattttattaatattatatataaacatcacatctaacaaataaatttaaaaaaatcagcTCTCATgttgtttaaaatattgttttatttgattatgataaAAGCTGCGAGATTTGGGAGGGGAGATAATGGGCGTTTTGGGTAAAAGATTACGTTACTTTGTATgatttataagtataaaatatttcagtaatatttattatcaatgataatataacaaataatataataaataatttaatttttatctttaacttaaatattaaaatattatcaagataatattaatttcattataactatatatttatttgtaattattatcaaaacaaaaataattttattttcaactaatataataaataatataaaaatactttataataattatacccaaaaatatttaagtaaaatattatatcagtattcttttattaactctaactcaacacaataattatttatacctatatatttttattaaattttatcaaacatagtaataattcatattaaataatcCTCATAgcaatctttcaattttgataataaaatactcTTTAAACTCAACATCCTATAAGACTAAAATAATGAATGTCCTCGACTGTATATTTGAATGACAAAAGTAAAAGAGTTTAAGCATAAATATGGAAACAAATGTTtgaaattcattaataatttattaatatcaaaattttaacttatttaatataatgattatcaatttaattattaaattcgagattttatttttagcataatcaatttagtttttaataaatgataaaagataaaactttaaaagttcTTTTTATCTTCTATCCTAAAAGGTAACTCATTTATGGAGGAgttgtgtataaaaataatgCCAACCTTTGGTAGGAGTGAAGTATTACATGAGGTAGGTGTGCTTTGAGGCAGAAATCCTTGTTGGCAATGGAGAAAAGAATTGCCATAGTTGGAGCTGGTATCAGTGGCCTTCTTGCCTGTAAGTATGTCTTGTCAAAAGGTTTCCATCCCgttgtttttgaagctcaaaGCAGTGTTGGAGGTGTTTGGACCAAAACCATAGAGACTACTAAGCTACAATCTCCTACACCAGCATTTCAATTCTCAGATTTTCCATGGCCATCTTCTGTCAATGATTTATTTCCCAACCATCATCAAGTCCTTGATTATCTTCAATCTTATGCACATCACTTTGACTTGCTTAAGCACATCAAATTCAGCACCAGGGTTGTCAACATTGCATATGAAGGCGCTTCGGATGAAGAGATTAGATCTTGGAGTTTATGGAATGGCAGCGGTGAACCCTTCAGCTCTCAAGGGAAATGGAAGGTTATAACAGAAGATACACGAACACAATCAACTGAGGTATATACAAGTATCATTTAGAGAAACTTTTTATGTGATTTCTATGGGATAATTTCAGGTTTTTGCTAAGAATGTTAAATCAATATGCAGGTTCACCAAGTTGACTTTGTAGTTCTCTGCGTGGGTCGATTCAGTGATGTTCCGAATTTCCCGGAATTTCCTCCAAACAAGGGTCCTGAAGCATTTCATGGCAAGGTGATACACTCCCTGGACTATGCCACCATGGATAATGAAGCTGCTGCAAACTTTGTCAAAGGGAAGAGAGTTACTGTTGTTGGGTTCCAGAAATCAGCAATGGACATTGCAATGGAATGCACAGCAGCAAATGGTGAGACTACTTAAATAGTTCTTATCATACTCAAAAATCATCTATATTTTTCTgcatattatttcattttcattgaatttcaGGGGTGGAACATCCATGTACAATTCTATACAGGACTGAACATTGGCATATTCCTGATTACTTTCCCTGGGGGGTGCCTTTAGCATACTTTTACATGAACAGATTCGCAGAACTACTGCTGCTTAAACCAGGAGAAGGATTCTTTCTAAGTCTGTTGGCAACAATACTTTCACCAGTggtatcatatattttttcctctttttaacTACATTCAAGTAAAAATAAACTTCTCTCCTTGTGTCTAATATACTGAGTATGCAAAAAACAGAGATGGGCATATGCAAAATTTGTTGAAAGTCACATTCAGAAGAAGCTTAGGCTAGGGAAGCACGGAATGGTGCCAAAACACCGTTTCCTTCAAGATATAAGCTCATGTTTGATCTCAATAGTGCCCGAGAAGTTCTACGACAAAGTTGAGGCCGGGAGCATCATTTTGAAGAAATCTCAAAGCTTCAGCTTTTGTGAAGAGGGCATTCTGGTTAAGGGAGAGACTACACCTCTGAAGTCAGATTTGGTCATTTTTGCTACAGGATTCAGAGGTGATAAAAAGCTCAAAGACATTTTTGTGTCCCCGACTTTCCAGGACTGCATAGCTGGCTCTCCAAATGAAAAACTTCCACTCTACAGGTACATAAAAAGCTTGATGCTAAAGTATTCTTTAGGCTTCAGACTTATCAAGGTAACTAATAGctatatttttccaaatttgatCAGGGAAATGATTCATCCCCAGATTCCTCAACTAGCAGTGATTGGATTCTCAGAAAGTGTTTCAAACTTGCTAGTCTCAGAGATGGGATCTCGATGGCTAGCAGAGCTGCTTGCTGGCACATTCAAGCTACCAAGcagaaaagaaatggaaaaggaTATAAATGAATGGGATAAATGCATGAAGGAATACTCTGGCCCGTACTACAGGAGATCATGTTTAGCTGTCCAACAAATTTGGTACAATGATCAACTCTGCAAAGACATGGGATGGAACCCGAAGAGAAAGAAAGGATTTTTGGCTGAATTTTTTCAGCCTTATTCCCCAATGGACTATGTTTCATCTTCATGAAGCAAATTTTCCATTCACCATTGCTGTAtgcattttgaaattttctgcTCCATGACTGTTTTGGATTGTTATTCTCAGTTTTTTTCACCTCATTCTTCTTTTACACTTATTTTAATAGAACTTGTTCTCAATGCACACATAATCGAACTTTCAACGCTTGATAACATTGAAGCATCTAGATTAGGAGCACAGTACTAATTGGGATGACAAAACTAATATTCAGAAGTAATTTGTTCAATCACATAAATCAATAAAACCTGTGGTTTAAGGTTTCCTAACATATCTACAGGCTACAATGAATTGCGCATTGTAAATTAATTGATCTatcaacaaccaaaaaaaaaaactaatccaCTGAAAGATATCTTTGAGATTATTCTAACTCAACAATTGATGTCCTCTATTCATTCCCAGATTGCTCTGATTTCAGGCCAGCTGAAAAGAAGCAGATTAAGTTCAGAAAATCTATCAACCCTGGAAAGAAAATAAACGCCAAGATCAAATGAAATCAAACCTGATAGAATCAGCAGAACTGTCACAAAAGGTgaataaaggaaaacaaaaaccaaaaaagtaATGAGCTTGCAGTCAAATAATGTGGTAGTAAGCACCAATATATTCCTACTCAAAACTGCATGAATAGAAAAATGTCTCTTTAACCGGATGACAGATTCTTACAGATGCCCTTGTGAAGTTAATTGATACTTTTACATGCATGATAATCGGGTTTTACCTGTTataaaaaccaaactaaaataaagatataaaaatttataactatgttattactttgtttatatagtatttaaaaatttattataacataaataaataacaaaaacaacTCAAGAATGGATTGTGTTTGAaccaatcacaaaaataaaatatcattaaattgaCATTAggcaaacaataaaaaattgctAGTCagtaaaaataatgttatgcaTGTAAAAGAATCGCAAACCATGAACTAAAATCAGAATCATTTATATCCACCAACCATGGCTTTCTCTAAATCAGTGTGGAGGAACCACCACGGACCAGTTTTTGATAGTAacctgaaaaaataaaagaatgatcagaaaatataaatgttaaaacaCATGACAGAATATGCAAATATTATATCTGCATAAGCACAACACTATCTAGCATGTAAAGAAACGCCATGTTGGTTTGTTTCCAAGTACCTGACAAATCCAGCCACCATACGCAAGGCCATAAAGAGTGCCAAGCCTAACCACACCCCAGGAAGACCAAAAACCCGAGGAGCATAAAGAAGAAATGTAGAAGCAATTGACCCAACCAACATCTAAatgtaacaaaaaaaatgtcattaagCCATATGTGAAGTtttcacaataaaaaaaaaaaggtctatCAAAAGTTTTGAGTTTTCGGTAGGGCTTACCATAGAACAAGCAGCATATGGAAAGTCAGAAATGCCATAATGGAGGCCATCAAAAATAAAAGCCAGTGCAGTAATCGGTTGAGTGGCACTGATAAACTGTAGGAAAGTAAATGAATctttatagaaaatatataagacggcacacaaaaatacataaagTACAGTCAAAAAAAGGGAGAATAAAGTTTAAAGAAACAGCTGAGTGTTGATTTCCATACATACCAATATTCCAGTTCTAACTATTCCTAAAACTTTAGGATCTTTGGTGAACAAAGAGGCCAATGATCCAAAAGATAGCCCCAAAATTGCAGCCAAGGAAACACCTGTGACTACTCCTATCTGTAAAAGGAAATGCACATCaagtttaaaattaacatttcatccCGCACATCCAGCATAATGAACCTAGAAATCTACGGCTAAAACCTAGGAATTTcaccaaaaaacaaaatgagTAATTGTGCAGAAAGCTTACCTTTAACACAAAACTAGTAACTTGTTGGACAGTCTTGAAGTCACCTTTAGATACATAACTTGCAATCAGGGCCTACATTTGCAATTTTTTAGGTCAATAAAAAACAGCAACTCAAGTTAAAGCATATCTGAACAGGTATAATTTTCGAACATTAGCTCTGATCAAACAATGTTCAACTTGACTTGACTTTGAAGAAAGCTGACActgagaataaaattttatgataaaaggTAAACCAggtgataaaaataattctgCTAAACCTGGAAAAGTAACTGGCATCAATAAAATCTTTGCACCTGACCAGATGCAGCTAGAGCATCAGTTAGAAGAGATACAGCCAACCAGACTTGCATGCATATTTGATGTGCAGCCATAGCATCTGACCCCTGGCGAGCAGCCATGGACGTCCCCAACGTCATTGTTACCAGAACAGCAAGAGTTCTTCCTAAAAGAAAGCCACCTGCAGAAGCAAACGATTGTAAAAGAAGCGTATAAGCAACTACCACAACAGCATAGCAATACTTGCGTCTATAAATTAGTTGGTATTTCTTcaacaaataaaggaaaagatactaaatgaaaaacaaagacAGCTAGGGAAGAAACATACCAGATTTTATATAGCCTCCAAATTTCAGATCTCCCATCTTTGGAAGCAGTAACACAACTTTCTTGTTCAAATACCAGATCATCACAGCAGCAATGATGTACCTAACAcataatgtttttttaaagatataattcaaaataaaaaatattgatggAAGTACAAGAACACATACTGAGACACCACAGTTGACATCGCAGCTCCGCTTATACCCAActgacaataatttataaatagggGAAACAAGAATACAGCAAACGAGTTACCAAGACCTGCATATGGAACATCTGAAAATAGTCAGAACAGAATGAAAAGAAACCAACATGAACTAATAATTACAGATTATAGAGaactaaaaaaaatgaagaaaaaactaaGACTACAAAGGGAAACAAGCCAACCAATCTTACACTAGTAATCATTCAATAAagtttatacatgtatatagCATAGTTAAGTATAAATGTTTGCTGTATTCAATGTGAAAGTTTGGACACAAAATCACACCCCACAATCATCCAACTTTTACAAAAACAGAAAGCAGAAACTTACATGCATTCATGCTCGCAGGAGCACACATATTGAGcttttaaattcttaattgaGAAATCATTCTAACACCCTGAATAGTATAAAGGTATCAAATGTAACAAAACCAAGCTTAGAGATTTTAGTGATAGGAAAACGAAAGATCTTGACTTTAAAAATATGTGATCCCCAAATTTGGAAATGTTTAGTAAAAAAACTCAAGCCAGTTTACCCTTATTATATATACATCCAAAATTTAAAGGAAATACTTGCCTAGACATATTAAAGGAGTCTTTGTATCTTTAAAGCCACGAAAGATGCCATTAAGAGCCAAGGAAACCACTACTGCTGGAGCTCCAAGGGCTCTGAGCATCAGAAATCTTTGAGCTGGAGCAAACATCTCAGATGcctgtaaaagaaaaaaacaaatgaattgCAGAAGCATAGACTATGAAATTCTCAGTAGAGAAATACAATCAAATGAAATCTTCCAAGCATAATACAAGTAATAAGTCAAGCTGCATGATTAAAccaacaaagagaaagaatatgCAGAAAATGATATACATACACATAACAAAATACACAGCTAGAGACAGAGAAGCAAAGATTATCAGCAACTACACACGAACTTAGTGATTGAAACTTACTGATGTTACACCCATCAAGTTTAGAAACGGTCCAGAACCCAAAGATAGTGCTAAGGCCTCAAAGATTCCAATCCCAACTGCTAACAGTAAAGCCGTTGACACTGAGGCTAACTGCTTTCTTTCAGTTATCTCAGTTGAAGGTAATCTATTACCACTGCCTCCTGATACAAAAGAATAGCCCTGAGTTTGATATGGTGAACGTGAAAATGCTAAAtcttcaaatattcaataaagaACATCATGGAATTGATTGACAGTTTATATTGACCTGATGTTGAATCCTTAACTGCATTACTTGAAACTTCCTCAGCAACAAAAGAAGTAGCAACACTGAGCAGAGGAAAATTAAATATCTTCGAGATAATATTAAAGATGGATATAGAAACACCAGCAGAAGCCAACTCAACAGAACCTAACCAATAGAATTAGGTTTTCATAAGAAAAGAATAGGAAAAACCAGTGAACCTCAATCCAgctcaactttaaaataaatcagAACAAAGCACATATTAGAGGGGAAAAAGGCTGTTAATAGATCAAATACAATAACGCTTTTAATacatcataaatttgaaaaacaagcATATGTGTTACATATTCATTGATACAAAAATGTGACAAATTAAACATCCAACCTACCTAGTTTACCAATATAAGCAGTCTCCATCAGCTGTGCTAAGGGATCAAAAGCCTGTCCAGCAATTGCAGGCAAAGTAAGCATTGTAAGCTCACGCTTGACATCTACAAAATGCGTTTTGTCAACCTCACGATTGGAATCTAGATAGTCACTGATAGGAATTCTTTCAAACTCACTgcaaacaaaattacaaaaagaatTGAGACAGCCGTATATGAATTCACATCaagcaatattaaaaaataaatcataatgtttTCATATACAAATGAACTGGCTCAACAATAGTAAGCAAATACGCTCAATCAGCCAAGCACAAAaggaatatttatataatacaaaattgcAAGCATGttattcacatacaaatccACAATGCAACCCAAAACTAAGGTTAAAAAAACAACCAAATGATGTGTTTTCAGTCTTACGGATGCTTTATGGACAAATGATTGAAACCACTCTCATCTTTCAAATTAAACCTCTCCTCCACATCGGCAGAATCCACACCCAAATCAGAATTCAGTTGATTATAAACCACAGGAGATTTAGAATTTCTACCGCGAGTAACCAAGAATGGCACACTACTTTTATGCTCCAAGGACAGGCGGCAATATCTATCTAACGCTACAC
Encoded here:
- the LOC123228383 gene encoding protein DETOXIFICATION 45, chloroplastic-like isoform X2, which gives rise to MTTTQLNGGRLSSGLRTRSRQQNSVCKAIASRFQLQQGGVRDSCVALDRYCRLSLEHKSSVPFLVTRGRNSKSPVVYNQLNSDLGVDSADVEERFNLKDESGFNHLSIKHPEFERIPISDYLDSNREVDKTHFVDVKRELTMLTLPAIAGQAFDPLAQLMETAYIGKLGSVELASAGVSISIFNIISKIFNFPLLSVATSFVAEEVSSNAVKDSTSGGSGNRLPSTEITERKQLASVSTALLLAVGIGIFEALALSLGSGPFLNLMGVTSASEMFAPAQRFLMLRALGAPAVVVSLALNGIFRGFKDTKTPLICLGLGNSFAVFLFPLFINYCQLGISGAAMSTVVSQYIIAAVMIWYLNKKVVLLLPKMGDLKFGGYIKSGGFLLGRTLAVLVTMTLGTSMAARQGSDAMAAHQICMQVWLAVSLLTDALAASGQALIASYVSKGDFKTVQQVTSFVLKIGVVTGVSLAAILGLSFGSLASLFTKDPKVLGIVRTGILFISATQPITALAFIFDGLHYGISDFPYAACSMMLVGSIASTFLLYAPRVFGLPGVWLGLALFMALRMVAGFVRLLSKTGPWWFLHTDLEKAMLA
- the LOC123228383 gene encoding protein DETOXIFICATION 45, chloroplastic-like isoform X3, whose product is MTTTQLNGGRLSSGLRTRSRQQNSVCKAIASRFQLQQGGVRDSCVALDRYCRLSLEHKSSVPFLVTRGRNSKSPVVYNQLNSDLGVDSADVEERFNLKDESGFNHLSIKHPEFERIPISDYLDSNREVDKTHFVDVKRELTMLTLPAIAGQAFDPLAQLMETAYIGKLGSVELASAGVSISIFNIISKIFNFPLLSVATSFVAEEVSSNAVKDSTSGGSGNRLPSTEITERKQLASVSTALLLAVGIGIFEALALSLGSGPFLNLMGVTSASEMFAPAQRFLMLRALGAPAVVVSLALNGIFRGFKDTKTPLICLGLGNSFAVFLFPLFINYCQLGISGAAMSTVVSQYIIAAVMIWYLNKKVVLLLPKMGDLKFGGYIKSGGFLLGRTLAVLVTMTLGTSMAARQGSDAMAAHQICMQVWLAVSLLTDALAASGQALIASYVSKGDFKTVQQVTSFVLKIGVVTGVSLAAILGLSFGSLASLFTKDPKVLGIVRTGILFISATQPITALAFIFDGLHYGISDFPYAACSMMLVGSIASTFLLYAPRVFGLPGVWLGLALFMALRMVAGFVRLLSKTGPWWFLHTDLEKAMFC
- the LOC123228383 gene encoding protein DETOXIFICATION 45, chloroplastic-like isoform X4, whose product is MTTTQLNGGRLSSGLRTRSRQQNSVCKAIASRFQLQQGGVRDSCVALDRYCRLSLEHKSSVPFLVTRGRNSKSPVVYNQLNSDLGVDSADVEERFNLKDESGFNHLSIKHPEFERIPISDYLDSNREVDKTHFVDVKRELTMLTLPAIAGQAFDPLAQLMETAYIGKLGSVELASAGVSISIFNIISKIFNFPLLSVATSFVAEEVSSNAVKDSTSGGSGNRLPSTEITERKQLASVSTALLLAVGIGIFEALALSLGSGPFLNLMGVTSASEMFAPAQRFLMLRALGAPAVVVSLALNGIFRGFKDTKTPLICLGLGNSFAVFLFPLFINYCQLGISGAAMSTVVSQYIIAAVMIWYLNKKVVLLLPKMGDLKFGGYIKSGGFLLGRTLAVLVTMTLGTSMAARQGSDAMAAHQICMQVWLAVSLLTDALAASGQALIASYVSKGDFKTVQQVTSFVLKIGVVTGVSLAAILGLSFGSLASLFTKDPKVLGIVRTGILFISATQPITALAFIFDGLHYGISDFPYAACSMMLVGSIASTFLLYAPRVFGLPGVWLGLALFMALRMVAGFVRLLSKTGPWWFLHTDLEKAMG
- the LOC123228384 gene encoding probable flavin-containing monooxygenase 1, which produces MEKRIAIVGAGISGLLACKYVLSKGFHPVVFEAQSSVGGVWTKTIETTKLQSPTPAFQFSDFPWPSSVNDLFPNHHQVLDYLQSYAHHFDLLKHIKFSTRVVNIAYEGASDEEIRSWSLWNGSGEPFSSQGKWKVITEDTRTQSTEVHQVDFVVLCVGRFSDVPNFPEFPPNKGPEAFHGKVIHSLDYATMDNEAAANFVKGKRVTVVGFQKSAMDIAMECTAANGVEHPCTILYRTEHWHIPDYFPWGVPLAYFYMNRFAELLLLKPGEGFFLSLLATILSPVRWAYAKFVESHIQKKLRLGKHGMVPKHRFLQDISSCLISIVPEKFYDKVEAGSIILKKSQSFSFCEEGILVKGETTPLKSDLVIFATGFRGDKKLKDIFVSPTFQDCIAGSPNEKLPLYREMIHPQIPQLAVIGFSESVSNLLVSEMGSRWLAELLAGTFKLPSRKEMEKDINEWDKCMKEYSGPYYRRSCLAVQQIWYNDQLCKDMGWNPKRKKGFLAEFFQPYSPMDYVSSS
- the LOC123228383 gene encoding protein DETOXIFICATION 45, chloroplastic-like isoform X1, translated to MTTTQLNGGRLSSGLRTRSRQQNSVCKAIASRFQLQQGGVRDSCVALDRYCRLSLEHKSSVPFLVTRGRNSKSPVVYNQLNSDLGVDSADVEERFNLKDESGFNHLSIKHPEFERIPISDYLDSNREVDKTHFVDVKRELTMLTLPAIAGQAFDPLAQLMETAYIGKLGSVELASAGVSISIFNIISKIFNFPLLSVATSFVAEEVSSNAVKDSTSGGSGNRLPSTEITERKQLASVSTALLLAVGIGIFEALALSLGSGPFLNLMGVTSASEMFAPAQRFLMLRALGAPAVVVSLALNGIFRGFKDTKTPLICLGLGNSFAVFLFPLFINYCQLGISGAAMSTVVSQYIIAAVMIWYLNKKVVLLLPKMGDLKFGGYIKSGGFLLGRTLAVLVTMTLGTSMAARQGSDAMAAHQICMQVWLAVSLLTDALAASGQALIASYVSKGDFKTVQQVTSFVLKIGVVTGVSLAAILGLSFGSLASLFTKDPKVLGIVRTGILFISATQPITALAFIFDGLHYGISDFPYAACSMMLVGSIASTFLLYAPRVFGLPGVWLGLALFMALRMVAGFVRLLSKTGPWWFLHTDLEKAMVKPDYHACKSIN
- the LOC123228383 gene encoding protein DETOXIFICATION 45, chloroplastic-like isoform X5; amino-acid sequence: MTTTQLNGGRLSSGLRTRSRQQNSVCKAIASRFQLQQGGVRDSCVALDRYCRLSLEHKSSVPFLVTRGRNSKSPVVYNQLNSDLGVDSADVEERFNLKDESGFNHLSIKHPEFERIPISDYLDSNREVDKTHFVDVKRELTMLTLPAIAGQAFDPLAQLMETAYIGKLGSVELASAGVSISIFNIISKIFNFPLLSVATSFVAEEVSSNAVKDSTSGGSGNRLPSTEITERKQLASVSTALLLAVGIGIFEALALSLGSGPFLNLMGVTSASEMFAPAQRFLMLRALGAPAVVVSLALNGIFRGFKDTKTPLICLGLGNSFAVFLFPLFINYCQLGISGAAMSTVVSQYIIAAVMIWYLNKKVVLLLPKMGDLKFGGYIKSGGFLLGRTLAVLVTMTLGTSMAARQGSDAMAAHQICMQVWLAVSLLTDALAASGQALIASYVSKGDFKTVQQVTSFVLKIGVVTGVSLAAILGLSFGSLASLFTKDPKVLGIVRTGILFISATQPITALAFIFDGLHYGISDFPYAACSMMLVGSIASTFLLYAPRVFGLPGVWLGLALFMALRMVAGFVRLLSKTGPWWFLHTDLEKAMV